Below is a window of Andrena cerasifolii isolate SP2316 chromosome 5, iyAndCera1_principal, whole genome shotgun sequence DNA.
ctaaagtattggagataaaaaatttaaaaaaatatgcatttgaatggttcgagagggccaatttattagccgagacgaatttttattattattattattttaaaagatacgatggtcaagttcagtttcccaaatggaactatttttttgaacacctgagttgatagtgcgttccaagacaaattgaataagctttaatgtatacactttatttccactggtttttaagatattgcgcttgcaaaattactgattttcactggaagaaaaccctctggaatagcaaggaccggggtctgggttactggcgccacgggtggcattgcctgttgaaactgatacctacctgccaaaggtctacgacagggttcgcaggcccaaaagctggacaattcttttccgtcagaaatgctactcaggtaggtacatctgcggtatcgagaagcgcaccgttacttttatttcgcacttgcatctacgctcggatggccagttcttttgggagggatgtaagttggattggttaggttaggaggagtgaaagttgctagactaaatttcaaccatagggagcagattgtatcagaaccaatcggatttgcatccctcacaaacgactactctcttgaagaggccctcttcacagcaatacctcctccccaatgcccaccttctctcgcacggaatacgtcaatgcttgcttttgttttgatatcgaagctcgtgtttatactccgtttcttcctgtgtctctccacgaggagtgttgccggtggattgtaggagcgtggatgtctggatgccagttgttgaattcaggagacaatagaaacactttattacaaaacacacatgtactgtaattaaagtaaatcgtattcctctcgggcaggagttgccggaaaagtattgtccagcttttgggcttgcgaaccctgtcgtagacctttggcaggtaggtatcagtttcaacaggcaatgccacccgtggcgccagtaacatcgaccccggtccttgctattccagagggttttcttcgaGTGAAAATCAGTGATTTTGCAAGcgtaatatcttaaaaaccagtggaaataaagtgtatacattaaagcttattcaatttgtcatcgaacgcactatcaacgcaggtgttcaaaaaaaatagtttcatttattatatatatatataaatgaaactatatgaaactatttaaaatgaaactatttttttatatatatattatatatatatatatatatatatatatatatatatataatacctgctgcatgcttgtacgaaagtatcggtttcgatttgcaatttagtacttcacgaaaatattatttattaccgaTCATTATGTGATAATATAACAATTATGTAGGAGTAGAAATCACTATCATAAACTAcctatataattgaatttttattaataaatgatgtacatatatattattcCTTAATGTATAGAAATTGATGCATTATACAATGTTATTAAGAAATAGTATTGTTTACTTTATTATCCTTTAATCGATTTCTTTTCTTACTTACTTACTCTCCAGCCTTTGAAAAGACGCGTTCAGCAGGCACGGAGCTTGccataatatataaatatttttttaccaactcGGCTAGaacgaaaaatttgtttgcatttTGCTTCCAATAAATAAGAGGATTTATTTTTCTGGATaaataagtttctttaaaatagtTATCTAACTGTAATTGTAGATTATGATCTAATGAGCTTCTATTTCTCCCTTCGATATAATTATCAAATGAAGCCCCAAAGTTGGATTCATCCTCTGTCACTGGTGACATCAATgtttccaaatttccaaataAGATGGTATCGGGCTGTCTGAAAATTGATGTCGCTGGTGAAGGATAAATCACGAAATCATAGTTAGATAATTattgtaaagaaaattatttatcgagaaaattaaatccGCTTATTTATTGGAAGCAGAATctaaacaaatatttcattctGGCCGAGAtggcaaaaaaatatttttgtattatggcACGCTCCGTGCCTGctgaacgcgtttttttttcaaaggctGGGGAGTTAGTCAGTACAAAAAGGAATCAATTAAAAGAtaataaagttaataaaatattatttcttaataacatTATATAACGCACAAATTTCTATACATTAAGGAATAATGTAcatcatttattaataaaaattcaattatataggTAGTTCGTGATATTGATTCCTACTCCCacttaattgttatattatcaaatcatgattagtaataaataatattttcgtgaagtCCCCAATTGCAAATCGCAACCGATACTTTCGTACAAGCATGAAGCAGGTATTATattcgggtcaggcataataacagcgatgctgagcctcgccctttctatactttgcgttttctaactccacgacgttgtattgattattttataaagaataaagacgatttattatccttatttacatattttcaagtagatatcaaatagataTCGACATTTTCAGGTAGGTATCAAATAGATCTGAATATTTACGTGTAGGTATGAAACTGGTATCGATATTCTCGTGTAGGTATCAAAtaggtatcgatatttttgtgtaggtatcaaacaggtatcgatacatTCGCATATGTAAGTATTGAAGAATCATCGATTCCTTTTGATACCTTTGACTTTAATATGTATCAATACcagattgaaatttgtagaacggtatcgatatgtatcgatacggtatcagtcccatcactcGGGGGCCATGCCATGAAAGATAAGTAATCCCTTCCTCAAAGAAACCATAAAAACGATTCTTCCTGGTGACTAGGACAGGTCCTTGGACACACAAGATTCATATTCCCATGATGAAGACAACGTAGCTGTTGTGTCTTCCGACCCGACAACGAACCGTGGCCATCATCATCTGATTgatcattaatttattttattgggacacaaatatattttttaagaccaatagagtatttttgtttttcattaaacaacaaaaaataattttggccaattttcttcaattattGACGCCATATTGGAGGTGTCATTTTGAAGTTTGAAGTTTTGACATGAGATTCAAAATCAGCGGCCCCAAAAACccttatataccaagtttgaacaaATTCAAAGGCATCTAGATTTTTGGCCAGCTTTAGAggccaaataccccactgtgcgccgctcgCAACTGTACTGAAGTGCTTCTCGCTCCCCTCTTCCCCGGGTTGCTCCGTTTTCGCTAGCAGGAAGAATTGAATCACACGGTTCCGAGCCATTATCTAATGAATACTTCCAAAAGAGCCAAGATAAAGCGAGAAAAGCAGTCCAGTGCAGAGTACACTCTTTCGAAAATATCGAGGAGAGAAACACCGACGACGCTTGTAATAACTAGAGCAAAGTTTATTGAGCCTTAATAAACTAACGATAACGGGAGCTAGAAACCTAATTATCTATCTCAAACAATCGCTTAAACCTATTTTTCTAACAAAAACAAGTGACAATGATAAACAACAATTATAAGAAAGTAGAAATCAGTCAGCATTGTATATCTGAATCAGTTACAGTCAGTACAGTGATGAACTTATTCCAAATATCGTAAGTGCCAAATAAAAGTGACAACGCTTCCTTCCAATCGAAATGTTAAGCCGTAGAGTAGAGTACAGTGAAATACGACATCGACAAGTTCACTAGCTGAAAGTAAAAGATCGCGTTTTGTTCTTTCTCTTCTCTCATCACTATAGCTTGTAAACCGTTTACCTTGGATAAGAATTCCAATGAACCAGTGTAAAGACCACCAAACTCGAGGCCAGTAGGTCGCATGCTTCTTTGTCGAATGTACAGCAACATCTTTTGCACTGGCAAGGGTGCTTCGTGCCACTTTGCATAGTATCTGTGGATTGAAAACAGTGTTTCTAGTACTAAACATTCtaagaattttcaatattaccgATTtccaatatgaaaaaaaaatacatcgttaaaaaaattagtaacaGATTCTCACATCGAGTACTGATAAGGGGGGTGAATACTAGTACTCACGTTTTGTTGAACAGTTCATTGCCCTTGTCTAAGAGAATCTGGCCAATGTAATTGCTACAGCCCATGTAAAAGAATTGAATCACGACCATGATAAGTGCAGTTAACATTTCGCTAGTCATTTTCATCAGCAACATTGCTTTGGCCAGCTAGCGACGATGAATAATGAACAAAAATTACTTGAAGCATCTGTGCTTGAACAAAGTAAATGTAGTGTGCATGCGCTAGGTTGCTGTAAGATTTCTACATGGCAAACATATTGGAAGGGTTCAATTTTTCGAGCAACAAATGCCAGTAGGAAGAAAATCTAAGTTCCTTTTTATATTACTTCACATTCAACCTCCTTGGCAACCTAGTGCGTTCATGAGAATcatttgcataaatatattactCACGATGTAGAGATTGATGCTGAAGGAAACCACACCGACGCCAACTATTACGCAGTAATGTGGTAGGAAGTAGGTATTCAAGTATTCAATTAACCTTTAACAAATTTAAGATATTTGTCAAATCGCTCTAAAACAGGGTTTTCGAGTTTGAAGCCAGTTATACCCACTTGAGTACTCGTTGATGCAGATTAATGGTGGCTACTAGTTGGCCATGTATAGACAAATGCGTTTCACCATGAACAACATGTAGAATAATACTTTCCAACGCCCGTCCCAAGCGATCTCTATAAATGTGCGAATATTTTCCCTCTTAAGATTTCATACATATACAGAGTGATCGGCAACAGGTAGTATAAAGCGAAATGGGTGGTTCTACGTGGTAAAATACGACCAACCATGAAGAGTAACGAAATTGTGGTGGGGGCTTTggtttttagttattaatgatTAAAGATGTGGCACTCGAGCTCCTGCAGATGGCAACTCGGCGGTCAGTAGCGCGCGTGGCGCAGTGGGGCCTTTGGCAACTGTGGGTGGGACTGACCGCCGACTTGCCCTGCTCCAGGCGCGCCAAACTAAATCTTTAAAGACTTACCAGAGCTTACCAGCGCAATTTCCTTACTCTTCATTTTCATCATATTTTGTTACGTGGAATCACCGATTTCAATTTCTACAACCTACTGCCGTGCACCGTACATATTCCAACGAATTTAGTTGCAATGGAAGTAATAGAACCTAATCGTCATGCTGGTCATTTGGTTTCGTTACAACGGTACTAAAAATTTgtgattaaaatttattacccgGTGACTTCGAGTAATCCGCACGCGTGTGTGGCGAAATGTGCGGTTATGGACTCTGTGACAATCAGGATCGAAGCACCCACAACCATGGTAGCGTCGATGTGAAACATGATCCAGTAGAAGTATCGATCTTTATCGACGAAGTACTCAATGTTGATGGGTATTCGCACCGAACGGGACTGGTTAAGGGATGCCCCTACGTTGAAGAGTACCGGCAGTAACGGGAATCCGATAAATATCAATACAGCTGGAGTAAAATCTGGAACAATGGATAAATATTGGACAAATGAggggtaggggagagcggggacaaacgtaacgccgtcatgaaagtaacacaccttctccccccttccacaaacatttccaaaacttttgctttacacagttacatatgtatagtgtttcttttattctactgagtgacgctgagcagtaacacaaatcgtatactgtgggcaagctaaaattgttatttagatcattcaggtaagtttcacctattttctttttttttttgataatattcataATTAAACTATAGGTAtgaaaccaattatttgctagagcgttcttagacaatgtctttagaagttcctgtacttgatttcaacaagtcttgtataatttgtatgttataacagttctattctgaaaaacatggctggggacaaaagtaacacgtcactgtggggacgaaagtaacatgttacttgggcgagaAAAATAGCATACACGacaggaattcttcagatgataatgattgtctatgtctgatttgtttggaccctttcagtgaaagctgttcgaaagAGAAGTAGATCCAATGTCTAGAGTTTAAGGGTTAGTCCCACGAAGACGGCACCATGGGTGACCTTCactacgtatgtcataattttaattcggagtatgtgaaatttaatacctatcattcaactaaatacacaatactaAAGAAATGTCCAAAGCCGGTTATGCTTTCTACctctcgttatttaaaatttatttgtttttatcgttatttaaaatatgtgtatttaaatgtcttactattgtatttttaaataaaaaattctattttgcgttggaagaagtgttttacttcattttcctcaaaataattagtgttactttcgcccccATCGTATGTTACTTTGGTcccacccctgcaggacaaaagtaacaatcaCAGTCTCTGCGGAAAACTGCTATAACTCTTTGATtacttatcacgtaaggctgaatctgggctcaaatgatagatcaagaaacatactatcttaaggcataattgtcaataaaaggtaattgtaggctacgctaaatgtaaaaaatgttacttttgtccccgctctcccctacttaaAAGCTAATTTCGTTCTAGTTATATGATatgtatagagtctgaaattgtTACTTCTACTAGAACCCTCGTGTGTTTTGGACCCACCcacgttttcatttctttgaggACTCTCCCAATTTTATGGCAAATACTTAATTTCGTAAATTCTGTAGCAGCAATACCCCTCAATGTTAACCCTTACGAATTTTAGCTAGGCAGTAAATAATTTCGATACTCACATAAGATGGAGTTGCATATGTTTGTTCCTCGGTCAGCACACTTTTCTAACAATCGAAGCTCTTTCTCGTTCGTCAATGAATCGCGGTCGTTTTGGATCCACTCGAACATGTACTTTACCTGGATGATTCTGTATAAATTAATTATAGTGTCTCCATTTGCTTAAAACCGGGAAACTTAGCAAACACTGTGCTAGTAGACCGAGAGCTGGCTACATAGGAGTCAACGTGACGAGAAACAGATGTatacttctcccttgcactagcgcgcaagccacgtatcgcgctttgCATCGACGTCTGGCAAGGTCTTATCCTCCACTTggaggtctgccattttgcatatcgttcattaaatgcgtaaacaataaatatatgaaatttcagaactgcaagaatgacgttgttgcgctagaaattttacctctttgaccgtccacccccgcgttagttccccGGACTGACGCGGCAGACCAGCGATTTcgtattcggcaacactaatccaacatttttaaataagaactgcgactgcattgagtcacgttgacccctatgtaGCCTCTTAGACTATAGGGTAAATGCAATTTACAGGGGAACTTTGATAACcccaaaatttcgattttttcaactttgCAGGTTTCTAGGGAATTTCAATGGAAGTATCAGACACTTTTTATTTTCCGCTACTTCTTGATTCTCCGGGGTGCATACACCCCCTAAATGTTAATTGCGCGTTTTCCTATTTGCCTGCATTCCTTGAAAATGTAGATatactaaaatgtaaatgtcGTAGATATAATAACttgttgaaattataatttaatagttTTCCATACTCTATAAAACTGCAGTATCAAGTTACTCAAATATTTGTGGTAGAGAACGTTTCACTATTTaaaatccaaatttcaaatacttTCATTGTTCAGTTTCATGAAGCATAAAcaactattaaatttttatattactaaTTTTTTATATCGACTATAGATTCCAAAATATACAGCAAAATATGAAAGCGCACATTAATCTTTAAGAAGTGTTTTCAGCCTGAAGAATAAACAAGTAGCAGAAAGTAAAAATTACCTCACACTTCTATTGAGATTCCCCACAATCCtgcagaattttataaaaatggagttttcgagttgccgaagtTCTCCATTTAATTATATTCAATTGGATTCTATCAAACGAATTTGTTTTTATATCACATACCAGTGTTCTTCCAATTTTAAGTATCCCAAATACAGTCACATCGTTAGAGATTTTAGAAAAGCATACCTGGTAGATATTCCACACAAAATTGAAATACTTCACTAGCATGATCGCAGGTGGTGTAATACCACACACGACCTTAAGAAACAGATCCACACTAAACTCGTGCGTAGTAAACACTGCTAGCTGCAAGTAACCTCCGCTATTGAACATTTCTTTAACCATACCTGATTAATCGTTTTGCAGCTGGAATGCTAGCAATTGAATGTTataaaaagaagagagaaatgAAAAGTAGGATACAGCACGTAAGAATTCACAATTCGATATCTCAAATTCAACGATCTCAATGATATCAACGATATCTCGATTCAATATCTGAAGGAACGAATAAATATTGCGGATTAAATGCTGCTGTTGGCATTCCAGCTCGAACGAACCCCAAAAAAGCAGTGGAGAACGCGGTACCTGCGCGACTATGCAGAGAGCAATAATTGTTACAGCGACAGCGCCGTTAATTTTGCCGATAATTGTGCATCCATAAGGCCACAGTCCCAGTGGCACACCTATCGATCGAATGATTCTACAATGACGACTGCTCTCGAAGTTCATTTTTCCACGTTCGAGACACGACTGCATGGAGGTACACGCTTTCCATCACAATTTCCCTCGAGTTTTCACATTATTCTATATTTCCTGTATTTTCGGTTTTCGACTGTCACTCAAGCTGGCAAGAAATTCGAAGTCTGAAGAAAAGTTTGCAACTTCGAAAGTAATTTTCTTCGCCGAAGGAAAAAGGGGAGAAATATCACCTGTGGATTGAAGGTACACAGTGTGTAGGGGTTGCAGATGCGAGGGCTCGAGAATTACGGAAATTCGTGCGTGTTGAATTATGACGATACGCGAAATTCTGTCCGAGGGGGATCTTGCGCAGGCGTAGAGGAGTCCAGAATCGATCGTTTGCGGGAAATACGTTGCATTGGAGCGTCGACTTCCATGGTGAACGCACGTATTTCAGTTTCTCTCCACATTGAGAGAAATGAAAGTCTAGTTTTGAGTGAGTATTTTGTGAAATATTTACATGTGTTCGATTACAATATAAGTACTAGAGGGAATTATGCTGCTGTGTGAAATGATAATTAGGATTATTATGGCTTAACttatattattgtatatttactTAATTTGCCCATGAGAATACTGCTTGGAGAATGTTAAACAAGTGTGTGTGTAGAAGCCTGATCCATTCCTATTTTATCTATCGTCGTGAATAGTTATCTAAACAAGTTCAGCGGGTTCATATCGATAGAGCTGAtgaaaattattcgatttttgtgaatcgaaattaaaaaaatatttcggagGAATAACGTACCTATATACGTGGGATGGGATTagcgttccttctcgagaatgctttctcgagaaattttataattgcttatttcttatttctcgagaaatactataatttttcgagaaacttaagtctaggaaaaatattataaatctcatttattttcgtaagtgaatgtattactagttaatcgcgaacgtataaccacatctacaatttataatacatcttattaataacattagaacctctatgaattccaatagaaaatcacagtacagaagattcgatattattaactgctgaaggtgctcttaaattcttatttaaaaatttagaaaaaatgtatactgaattaagtatctaatgagtttcttgtggctattaaagaagaaatatagaaaagaagaGATAAGtgtattgtatcccgtatacaatttttgcatgatccagaatttcttccaaaagggtcaaaagacgcatttttcatttaccaGCTAAGATAGATGTatataaaacgtaaaaatataacagtaacagattttgccacaaaaaagaaatagattagctgacgctacattggacgcatttttctatttagaaataaattttaaaaccaaaaagtaatgtttcgctttgtacaaattttgtattaaataaataaatttaccaattatatttaatatctcttCTTCATttccacaagttttgtataaattagacaggaataatcatttatttaaagtttccttgcgtgttttgataaatattatcaacattattccaaaaatataatttttacaatatttctttcaattactcgagaattctcaagaaatatgatctcatttctgatttctcgagaaacaaaaaatatgcagaaatcaggaacactaaatGGGATCTTTTTTTATTCCTGAATGCCTCACTTTTAAAACAACTTTCAATCGATAGTCAAGGACACGAgctttcaaaaatttaaatcgaATCGTAGCACGTTCGGTCGGTCCAGAAGTTCACCTTGACATTAGCTCTGTTCACATTTTATCATCCACTTTCTCTGTTCCGAACTCTCTTCCCAAGGCAGAGTAGGGTAGAAAGTATCGTTTGAAagggaaattatatttttttgcttCGCGGGAACCGATTAAATTTTGCGGACCGCGTTTTCGctattccctttttttttcgttgTGAGAACAATACCTGTTGCTGCGGATCGATTTCCGTGCGGACCCATTTCCACGCTTCACCCCATTTTCGCTTTGAACGTCAAACGACTCGGCGCTCTGGATCTTTCCGCAATTTTTGGCCAGGAACAAAACGCTATTTGGTATTATTTTGCACTGCACACGATATTACAGGAAAAACCGAGCTTGGAACCATTCCTGAGGGGAATTGACTGGGATATAAGTGAAGGTAAAGGCTACCAAGGATCCAAATGGGGTTGTGGATGTTGCAAAGTGGTGGAAGTGAGGGCTTCACTTAGTTTTAGATGAGTGAAATTATAATTGTGAAGGGGTTACAATGTATTTGGGGCAGTAAAGTCGACTGTATTTAGTCCgggataattattttaaattcgaatttcttcTGTCACGGGTGCTGCGACCAATGCAACTGGAAGTGCTAGTTAATCGTCAGAGACACGCAATGCGGTTTTTAGAGACAGCGCATTTTGTATGGAAGATACA
It encodes the following:
- the LOC143368673 gene encoding odorant receptor Or2-like, giving the protein MLLMKMTSEMLTALIMVVIQFFYMGCSNYIGQILLDKGNELFNKTYYAKWHEAPLPVQKMLLYIRQRSMRPTGLEFGGLYTGSLEFLSKLVNLSMSYFTVLYSTA